The following are encoded together in the Zingiber officinale cultivar Zhangliang chromosome 8A, Zo_v1.1, whole genome shotgun sequence genome:
- the LOC122010851 gene encoding probable mannitol dehydrogenase: MLDRKNGENDVTIKILYYGICHSDLHSIKNGWQSSVYPIVPGHEIVGVVTEVGGKVGRFKLGDHAGVGCMVNSCRSCHECVRNHENYCPGMIVTCNATDADGTVTYGGYSDSIVVEEHFAVKFPAGMPLDRSAPLLCVGITVYSPMKRFGLDVPGKHIGVVGLGELGHVAVKFGKAFGAKVTVISTLPSKRQEAIERLGADAFLVSKDPDEMKVVWGTMDGIINTVSAAHDVTPWLFLLKTSGQMIMVGAPLKPLEIYAFPLLLGGKSIVGSIIGGMKETREMIDFVGLVAE, encoded by the exons ATGCTTGACAGGAAAAATGGGGAGAATGATGTGACCATCAAGATCTTGTACTACGGAATCTGCCACTCCGACCTCCACTCCATCAAGAACGGGTGGCAAAGCTCCGTCTACCCGATCGTGCCTGG TCACGAGATCGTCGGCGTTGTCACCGAGGTGGGAGGCAAGGTGGGCAGGTTCAAGTTGGGTGACCACGCCGGCGTCGGTTGCATGGTCAACTCCTGCCGCAGCTGCCACGAGTGCGTGCGGAACCACGAGAACTACTGCCCCGGCATGATCGTGACCTGCAATGCCACCGACGCCGATGGCACCGTCACCTACGGCGGCTACTCCGACTCCATCGTGGTGGAGGAGCACTTCGCGGTGAAGTTCCCAGCGGGCATGCCGCTCGACCGCAGCGCTCCTCTACTCTGCGTCGGCATCACGGTCTACAGCCCCATGAAGCGCTTCGGGTTAGATGTCCCCGGGAAGCACATAGGAGTGGTGGGCCTCGGCGAGCTCGGCCACGTCGCCGTCAAGTTCGGCAAGGCCTTTGGCGCGAAGGTGACGGTGATCAGCACGTTGCCGAGCAAAAGGCAGGAGGCCATCGAGCGACTGGGCGCCGACGCTTTCCTGGTCAGCAAAGACCCAGATGAGATGAAGGTCGTTTGGGGGACCATGGACGGCATAATCAACACTGTCTCAGCAGCTCATGATGTAACTCCATGGCTGTTTCTTCTCAAAACTTCTGGACAAATGATCATGGTTGGTGCACCATTGAAGCCATTAGAGATCTATGCTTTCCCCTTACTTCTAG GTGGGAAATCTATCGTAGGGAGTATAATTGGTGGGATGAAGGAGACTCGGGAGATGATAGATTTTGTAGGTCTGGTAGCTGAATGA